The following coding sequences lie in one Pseudoxanthomonas sp. SE1 genomic window:
- a CDS encoding PAS-domain containing protein, whose product MLSVGMVVFAGLLWLGVLFGSALYAERHPRVLAVQWPYIYALSLAVYCTSWTFFGTVTQAARYGWPLPPTFVGTILLYLFGAFLLVRLVRMARESNATSLADLIATRLGKDGWLAATVTLVAALGLIPYIALQLKAVAMSFALLTRSPGNDALPAWQDSALYVALAMAVFAMLFGTRRASAVEHNRGLILAMAFESLFKLAAMLALGLFVWFGLPDLEVPPPAPAPASTTYGFLPLVALGVLAMFTLPHQVHVGVVECRDERHVRTARWLFPLYMVLMAAPLLPLARAGGAMFGDAVPSDLYVLALPLSQGHQGLALLAFLGGLSAATGMVVVSTLTLSLMIGNHWLAPGLLRGGWVRGTGRDLRGAVLTQRRVGIVAVMLLAWAYSRLIAGNDALADVGAVSFSALATLAPALAFAIWRPQTSPRAVIAGIVAGFLVWAWLLLLPVAMDARGVSPAWLQTGPFGLAGLSPDGFFGLTGWSRLGRAVGVSLFVGTVVTLLVASWRGAAPRRADSRGFDAKTLRDAGRRFLPRERVEELLADAPRNGPVPAIIEARLERELSAVLGSASARLLLDAARRETGDLETVAAIVGEASQDLRFNQQVLEAALQNMSQGISVIDRDQRLVAWNRRYAQMFGFPSDLLQVGRPIADLTRWALQRMPQRGHDERALERRLAFMRAGTPHLTERVFPDGSIVEVRGNPMPGGGFVATYTDVTASRQAERELKQANETLEQRVVERTALLETAKREAEHANDAKSRFLTAIGHDLLQPLHAAQLFTDALSQQLPEARQRETALQVRGALDSTTDLLTGLLDMSRLEAGGLLPEPRDLPLMEVLEPLASEFRVLALERGLSFDIVPTRAWVHTDPQLLRRILQNFLANAVRYTARGGVLLGARWRHARVRIEVWDTGPGIAESEQRRIFEEFRRGDDVPGQGLGLGLSIADRIAVLLDAPLSLRSRVGHGAVFAVDLVRVAAPAAIPSLAGKPGLAGRHVLAVDNDPEALAALRQVLEGWGCSVATASDGAAADAALRERDADLWLFDYHLDAGDTGVALAERLRASHGQRPCLILSADQTDAVRRAVRDAELPLLAKPVRPLALKSVLDRLMAARASAAVAAT is encoded by the coding sequence ATGCTGAGCGTCGGCATGGTGGTGTTCGCCGGCCTGCTGTGGCTGGGCGTGCTGTTCGGATCAGCGCTGTACGCCGAGCGGCACCCGCGCGTGCTGGCGGTGCAGTGGCCGTACATCTACGCGCTGTCGCTGGCGGTGTACTGCACCTCGTGGACGTTCTTCGGCACGGTGACCCAGGCGGCGCGCTACGGTTGGCCGCTGCCGCCCACGTTCGTCGGCACCATCCTGCTGTACCTGTTCGGCGCGTTCCTGCTGGTGCGGCTGGTGCGGATGGCGCGCGAGTCGAATGCCACGTCGCTGGCCGACCTGATCGCCACGCGGCTGGGCAAGGACGGCTGGCTCGCGGCCACGGTGACGCTGGTCGCGGCGCTGGGCCTGATTCCGTACATCGCGTTGCAGCTGAAGGCCGTGGCGATGAGCTTCGCGCTGCTGACACGCTCACCCGGCAATGACGCGCTGCCGGCCTGGCAGGACAGCGCGCTGTACGTCGCGCTGGCGATGGCCGTGTTCGCGATGCTGTTCGGCACGCGCCGCGCGAGCGCGGTGGAGCACAACCGCGGCCTGATCCTGGCGATGGCGTTCGAGTCGCTGTTCAAGCTGGCGGCGATGCTGGCGTTGGGATTGTTCGTGTGGTTCGGTCTGCCGGACCTGGAAGTGCCGCCGCCTGCACCTGCGCCTGCTTCCACCACGTATGGTTTCCTGCCGCTGGTGGCGCTGGGCGTGCTGGCGATGTTCACCCTGCCGCACCAGGTACACGTGGGCGTGGTGGAATGCCGGGACGAGCGCCATGTGCGTACCGCGCGCTGGCTGTTCCCGCTGTACATGGTGCTGATGGCGGCACCGCTGCTGCCGTTGGCGCGCGCGGGCGGCGCGATGTTCGGCGATGCGGTGCCCTCCGACCTCTACGTGCTGGCGCTGCCGTTGTCGCAGGGGCACCAGGGCCTGGCGTTGCTCGCGTTCCTCGGCGGCCTGAGTGCGGCCACCGGCATGGTGGTGGTCAGCACGCTGACGCTCAGCCTGATGATCGGCAATCACTGGCTGGCGCCGGGCCTGTTGCGGGGGGGCTGGGTACGCGGTACCGGACGCGACCTGCGCGGGGCCGTGCTGACGCAACGTCGCGTGGGGATCGTGGCGGTGATGCTGCTGGCGTGGGCGTACAGCCGCCTGATCGCCGGCAATGATGCGCTGGCCGACGTGGGCGCAGTGTCGTTCTCCGCATTGGCCACGCTGGCGCCAGCGCTGGCGTTCGCCATCTGGCGTCCGCAGACATCGCCGCGGGCCGTCATCGCCGGCATCGTGGCCGGGTTCCTGGTGTGGGCATGGCTGTTGCTGCTGCCGGTGGCGATGGATGCACGCGGCGTTTCGCCGGCATGGCTGCAGACGGGGCCATTCGGTCTGGCCGGCCTGTCACCGGACGGCTTTTTCGGCCTGACCGGATGGAGCCGCCTGGGTCGCGCCGTCGGTGTCAGCCTGTTCGTGGGCACCGTGGTCACGTTGCTGGTGGCGAGCTGGCGCGGTGCGGCGCCGCGCCGCGCCGACAGCCGGGGCTTCGATGCGAAGACGCTGCGCGATGCCGGCCGTCGCTTCCTGCCGCGCGAGCGCGTGGAGGAACTGTTGGCCGACGCGCCGCGCAACGGACCGGTGCCGGCGATCATCGAAGCCCGGCTCGAGCGCGAACTGTCGGCGGTGCTGGGTTCTGCGTCCGCGCGGCTCCTGCTGGACGCGGCGCGTCGCGAAACCGGCGACCTGGAGACGGTGGCCGCCATCGTGGGCGAAGCATCGCAGGACCTGCGCTTCAACCAGCAGGTGCTGGAGGCCGCGTTGCAGAACATGAGCCAGGGCATCAGCGTGATCGACCGCGATCAGCGGCTGGTGGCGTGGAACCGGCGCTATGCGCAGATGTTCGGCTTTCCCTCCGATCTGCTGCAGGTCGGGCGTCCCATCGCCGACCTGACCCGCTGGGCGTTGCAGCGCATGCCGCAGCGCGGACACGACGAACGTGCGCTGGAGCGGCGCCTGGCCTTCATGCGTGCCGGCACGCCGCACCTGACCGAGCGCGTGTTCCCGGATGGCAGCATCGTGGAGGTGCGCGGCAATCCCATGCCGGGCGGCGGCTTCGTGGCCACCTACACCGACGTCACCGCATCACGCCAGGCCGAGCGCGAACTCAAGCAGGCCAACGAGACGCTGGAGCAGCGCGTGGTCGAACGCACCGCGTTGCTGGAAACCGCCAAGCGCGAAGCCGAACACGCGAACGACGCGAAGAGCCGCTTCCTGACCGCGATCGGTCACGACCTGCTGCAGCCGCTGCACGCGGCGCAGCTGTTCACCGACGCGCTGTCGCAGCAGCTGCCGGAGGCGCGGCAGCGCGAGACGGCGCTGCAGGTGCGCGGGGCGCTGGATTCCACCACCGATCTGCTGACCGGCCTGCTGGACATGTCGCGGCTGGAAGCCGGTGGCCTGCTGCCCGAGCCGCGCGACCTGCCGTTGATGGAAGTGCTGGAGCCGCTGGCCTCCGAGTTCCGCGTACTCGCGCTTGAGCGAGGACTGTCGTTCGACATCGTGCCCACGCGTGCCTGGGTGCATACCGATCCGCAACTGCTGCGCCGGATCCTGCAGAACTTCCTGGCCAATGCCGTGCGCTACACCGCGCGCGGTGGCGTACTGCTCGGCGCGCGCTGGCGCCATGCGCGCGTGCGCATCGAAGTGTGGGACACGGGGCCAGGCATCGCCGAGTCCGAGCAGCGCCGGATCTTCGAGGAATTCCGGCGCGGCGACGATGTGCCGGGACAGGGCCTGGGCCTGGGCCTGTCGATCGCGGACCGTATCGCCGTGCTGCTCGACGCTCCGCTGTCGCTGCGCAGCCGGGTAGGGCACGGCGCCGTTTTCGCGGTGGATCTGGTGCGCGTGGCGGCCCCTGCGGCGATCCCTTCCCTGGCCGGCAAGCCCGGCCTGGCCGGTCGCCATGTGCTGGCGGTCGACAACGATCCCGAAGCGCTGGCTGCCCTGCGCCAGGTGCTGGAAGGCTGGGGATGCAGTGTGGCGACCGCCAGCGATGGCGCGGCGGCCGATGCCGCTTTGCGCGAGCGGGATGCGGACCTCTGGTTGTTCGACTACCACCTGGATGCCGGCGACACCGGCGTCGCGCTGGCCGAACGCCTGCGTGCCTCGCATGGTCAACGTCCGTGCCTGATCCTGAGTGCCGACCAGACCGATGCCGTGCGCCGTGCCGTCCGGGATGCGGAACTGCCGCTGCTGGCCAAGCCGGTGCGGCCGCTCGCATTGAAGTCGGTGCTCGACCGGCTGATGGCCGCGCGGGCGTCAGCCGCTGTGGCAGCGACGTAA